Within the Paenibacillus pabuli genome, the region CTGGCGCGCAACAAGAAATTATCTCGGCAAAGCCTCGCTCTCGCAGACACGTCATTGCGCCAATAATCATTATTGTGGTCTGGGGTTATCTAAAGTTCTATTCCCCAATTGCACAACCAGAAGGAGCAATCGAAGCAACCGATTTGACAGAATTACTTCTCTTGGTGTTGATTGGTTTTATTATCAATAGTGTATTGGAGGAAGTTTTCTATCGGGTATGGCTGCAAACCCGGTTGGAGGCATTGCTGGGAAGATGGCCTGCCATTCTACTAGTTTCAATGTTATGGTCCATTTGGCATGTCGCCATTCAAGGATCTGGTCAGTGGGATGTTGATGTGGCAACAGTGATTGCAAATCATGGGGTTACGGGTCTGTTTCTTGGTTATTTATGGGCCCGCTATCGTAGAGTATGGGTGATTATCTTGATTCACGGACTCATGAATGCTTCTCCTCATTTTCTTTTGCAGATCTTGTTTCATTGAGCGGGAAAGAGCTGGATAAGTCTGCCCATGCATAGATGCCTCTATCTGTCTGCCTTTAGCCTAGTAATATATTTATTACAGTGAAAGTGGCTTCATCCTCTACATGTTGATTCCCTGTTTACGCACAGGCACTGCAAATACACCGCCCCGGGCATCAGCCTGCATGGCGGTGTATTCGTTTTTGAGATACTGTAGACCCGTGCTCCGTACCTACTCTTCCGCAGTTTCCACTGCATTCTCCTCATAACTAATCCAGTCGCTCCAGCTTCCGGCATACAGCTTCACATTGGTATATCCGGCTTCCTCGAGCGCAATCACGTTCGGGCAGGCCGAGACGCCGGAGCCGCAGTATACGATGATGGGCTCGTCCTTCGCCAGCTTTCCAAAGCGTTCTTCCAATGTACTTACGTCAGACCACCGACCTTCTGCATTCAGTACATCCTTCCAAAAATAATTCTGCGCACCCGGAATATGTCCGGCCTTGGCGTCAATTGGTTCCTCCAGCCCCGCATAGCGGCGGGCATCGCGTGAATCAATCAGCACCGCTGAGCTATTCGCCGAAGCGTGCTGAGCATCCCCAGTTTATTTGTGGGAATTATTTATCCGAGAATCAGAATGTATTATAATGATATAATTGATGCTACTTATTAAATAAGTTTCAAGTAGCAGAGAGGGCTCTATGGAACAGAAAAGATACTAAAATACATAGAAACTTATATAAGGTGGTTTTTTTGTGGAAGTAGGAGAATTTAATGGAAAGTTCGAGAGCGCTGTAAATACTATCTTCATGATGAAAGAAAAACAGATTTTTGATAATTATATAAGTAAAATAGCGTTTCCCTATTTTAAAAATTTCGCCTTTCACTCAGTAATTAATTTTGACTTCCCTCTAACTATTTTAACAGGGAAGAATGGTTCTGGTAAAAGTTCTGCACTTCATGCGCTTTATGGTTCGCCAAGAGGAACGAATATTAGTGATTACTGGTTCTCTTCACAACTTGATCCAATAGAAGATTTTGGAGAAGTTCAAGAGCGTCATTGTTTCTTTTATGAATATCTAAACAAAGGAGACAGGCATTCTGTACTTTATCAGAAGATGAATCACAAAAATCGTAGCAGTATGGAGTATTGGGAGACTTCGCGACCTAGAGCAAAATATGGTATGGCTACCAGTAAAACACGTTCAAATCCTATCGAAAAAAATCTTGTATACATTGATTTTAGGAAAGAATTAAGTGCGTTTGATAAATTCTTTTATTTTGGAACTATAGATCATCTTCGTTCAAGTTCTAAGCAAGATTATTTAAGGTTACAATCAGCTAAACTTAAAAACTTAATTGATTCAGGTGAGATTTACGAAATACACGGATGCACACAAAATGAAAACGTAATTCAGTTGACTGAAACTGAGATTAAAGCAGTGGCTTTAATTTTACAAGAAGATTATGTTGATATCAAACTGATTAACCATAAGTTATTCCAAGGGTGGGGAACATCGGTTATATGGAGCAAAAATGGTTTTTCTTATTCTGAAGCACACGCGGGTAGTGGCGAAATAGCTATAGTTACTTTAGTCCATAGAGTTTTAAATTCACCTCCTAGAAGTTTGATTCTATTGGATGAACCAGAGGTTTCCTTGCATCCTGGTGCTCAGAAGCTACTACTATTGTTTCTATTAGAGCAAATAAAAGTAAATAAGCATCAAATTGTCATGTCTACACATTCTCCTGCATTTGCAGAGAAAATGCCCAAAGAAGCAATTAAGAGATTTATTAGAAATCCTAAGTCTTCTAAAATTGATATTCTCGATGAATGTTTCCCGAGCGAAGCGTTTAGATATTTAGGACTTTCTTCTAAATATGATAATGCTAAGATACATGTCGAAGATCACTTAGCTGAAAAAATCTTAAATGCTGTCATAAAGAATAACTCTGATCGATTTGACAATTTCAGTATTTTTTTCACACCTGGTGGTGCTTCTTATATAAAACAGAATTATATTCAACATTATGCAAATGAACAAACTGGCAACAGTTTTGTGATCTTTGATGGTGATCAAAAAGTTAACGATATTTGTATTGATTTTGATACCTTACCTGCGAAGCTACTTGATGACAAGGATTATCTAAAAGACCAAATTAAGAACTTTACAAACCAAGATATAGATTTCGTTAAAGATGGAGGAGAAGGGAAAAAGAGGGACGATCAAGTTGTTAAGGCGCAAAAGCGATATATCGAATTTTATAAAAATTGTGTGAGGTTTCTCCCTAAGCTTACTCCCGAAGAAATCATTTGGGATGACGATTACGTTTCTGATATGATTTTACTTCAAAATAGAAATTTACTTGGGGAAGTAATGGAAGAGAAAGATTATAAAAATAAAATATCAAAATTATCAGAAATAATGACTGGTAATGATAACTCTGCTTCTATCAACATAATGCAGGACATGTTGATTAAGAAATGGATCGATAAAAGTGATGATTCTCAACAGGCTATCAAAGATATTTTGATTGAATTTATGAATATAATGAACAATCAAGAGGTGGTATTGAAGTGAATGTAATGAATTTAACCGCAATAGATTTGTTCGCAGGTTGCGGAGGCTTAACCCAAGGATTAAAGCAAGCAGGAGTCGATGTTGCTTCTGCGGTAGAGATTAATCGTAGTGCAGCTAGAGCTTATCAAATGAACCATCCTGAAACTGTATTAATTGAACAAGACATTTGTAATGTTAGTGTCAACGAAATTTTAAATGTTACCCCTCATAAAAAAATAAATTTAGTTGTAGGATGTCCTCCGTGTCAAGGATTTTCTAGTGTGAGAACCCGTAATAAAGGTAATATTATAGATGATGATAGGAATAAATTAATTCTCGAATTTTTAAGAATAGTAGAAGGAATACGACCAGAGTTTATTATGATGGAAAACGTTCCGGGTATTGTGAATTACATTAATTTTAATAAAACAGTTAATCGATTGATGGAAATTGGATACAAATTAGATTATAAAATAGTTAATGTGGAGGATTACGGGGTTCCGCAACGAAGAAAAAGGTTAGTTTTATTGGGTTCTCTGAGTAAACAAGTAACTATTCCTGAAAGTTCACGATCTTTACGTACAACTGTAAAAGACTACATTTATAACCTCCCATCTGTAGATATAAGTGAAGATCCTATGCATAAAAACACCACAAAACATAGCGAGAAGGTAAAGAATATTATTGCTTTAATTCCTAAAGATGGTGGTAGTAGAAAGGACCTGCCTCCCGAGCACTGGTTAGAATGTCACAAAAAAAGCGGAGTTGGCTTTTCAGACATTTATGGACGCCTAAGCTGGAACAAAGTGTCTTCTACAATTACGGGAGGGTGCCTTAACCCTTCTAAAGGAAGGTTCCTGCATCCAACAGAAGATAGAGTTATTACTGCTCGAGAAGCAGCTTTACTTCAAACCTTCCCGATTGATTATGTGTTTCCATCAGATATATCTAAGACAGAACTAGCTCAGATGATAGGGAACTCTTTCCCCCCTAAATTCTCTGAGTTTCAAGCAAATTATTTAAAAAATATCTTAGTTGAAGAATAAAAGTAAGTATTGGTCATTCTATTAATATAGCATTAGAAATAAAATAAGTACGGCAACTTCATCACTTTTATCAAGTTGGGAACAAATCTTAGTAGACTAATCCCTTCAAAGTCGCACAAGTTTGGATTCAGTCCGTTGTTCAATAATAAAAGTGTATGTACATCTCCAAGAGCCACACATTCGAAGATGAATGGTTGCTCTTGGAGAATTTCATTTCTATAGTTGCTAATGAGAATAGCGCATTTTTTGTTTGATTATTTACGAGATAACACAAATCCACAATATTAATCAACGACTCCGAATACTAGGCTAAGATCTAGAGCACCAGAAATATTAACACTCGCACTCTGGGTTGGCACACCTTTACTAACTATACTAGTCCAAAGAACTTTCTCATCCCCTATATTAGTTAATTTTCCTGATTCTTCTTTAACACTATCGTCAACCCCGTACATAAAATATAAATCTGAATATTGTCCATTTAGGGTGTAGCTTTGAGTAAGGGACTAATGATGCTCACCAAAACCGTTAATGCTAAAACCTCTTTTTGGAAGCTGTAAACCTTTATCATATTCCTGCCCATCGATTTTCATCTTACATTAATCACCATATCTTCAGCTATCTTAATTGGAGGTTTGTTATATATAATTTTAAAGAGATTAAAGGAATGTAACTGTGACTGTTTGCAGGTTGTTAAGTTGTCTGAGAGTCTTCATTTATATTGCAACCCTTTAGTTGGAGATCGTATAATAAAGTAATCTAAACTGTGGAAAGGAATGATATTGCTGTGATTCACGAAAGCAAAGAAACATCTAAAATAGTAATAACCGATGTTGAATTAACATTCAATAGTGTATATGAGAAATCATATTTCCCTAAGGAATATGCTGAAGAAGTACAGCGAGCAAATGCTCTAATCCTTCCATATGAGGAAGGGTTTCGTGATCACAATGACCCACTTTTTCCTGAAGGATCTATAGCGTTTTTTCAATATGTTCAAGATGTTTCAAAAGGTACCGAGGTTACCTTTGATATTTGCGCTTCTGATGAACAATTTCAAGAACTTGAACTCCACTCTGACCTTATAAACATACCAAATATTATAATGACAGTTATTGCTTTACCTATTGTTACGGGGCTGATAACTAACTATCTATACGATAAAATGAAGTCTCGAAGATCTGATCTTAAAGTAAAAGTAAACCTGATAGTAGAAACAGAAGGGAAATCGAAACAAATTTCATATGAAGGTGATGCTGATAAATTTGATCAGACGATAAAAGCAGTTAATCTTTGGGAAGAGTAGGCTATATACATGGATCTGTTGACTGTTAAAAATTATTTGCATAATTTCCGCGGCACTGCTCTCAATGAAGATATTCCCAACCATCTTAAATCATTGAAGGCTATCGAAGTATCTCATAATAATCAGTTTGTAGCAAAAGAAATTTGGTGCATTGAACAGGTGTATAAAGTGATTCAAGGATATTTAACTGCCTTTCGAAATTTGCAAGAAAAAAAACATTTTGATGCCTGGCTAGCCTTTGATCGTGCTGATATAGAATTTTCCTTCCTTAGAAAACATTTGGATTTTCAAGATAATAAATTTAATTTACAATTTTACGATAAGATGATTTTTCAGTATCAAAAGTTGTTTCCATACCAATATTTTATGAGTCGTGAAATGGTTGTAAAACGGGCTAGCTGTTCAATATGTGGAGAAACTGTTTCTATAAGGAGGCCTTGTGGTCACCGGATTGGAGAAATCTATAACGGTAACCATTGTGGTCGCATTATTGAGGACGCTGAATTTCTAGCTATAGCAATTGTAACTAACCCATTTGACAAGTACACGGTACTTTTCCTAGAAGGAATGGAATACAATTATGCAATGCTTGATAATTTGCTAGGTCAAATATCTGGACCACATGATGATTGGGACTTAGATGTACTGAAGGAGAAAAGAGAAGAGTACATTAAAATAGGTAGAAATCAACCCTGTCCTTGTAACTCTGGAGAAAAGTATAAACATTGTTGCCACAATACTGAAAAAGAACTATTCGACCATTATAGGGTCACCACTCACTCTAAAAAGTCTGTTAGTATTATTCCTATGCATACTGTACATACATGGTAGTAATATAACACCATATTGTATTATTTGTTTATTGGTTGGCTTTTTGTTGATCGAACTCAGAAAACCTACATCGCCTTGTTGACTCCAACTTGCACAGCTCCGAGTCAGGCCGTTTTCTCTACGTTCGTTCTTTAAGCCCCGCGTACTCCGGGGCTTTGTAATTATCATTCCCCTTAGAAAGCATTTTCTCCAACGCAGCGTTGACCTGCTGTTGACTTCGGATACATGAGAATGCTCCAAAGTAGCTAACTTGGAATCCTGCACCGTGTACTTTCTGAATTCTCGCAACACAATAAGCCCGCGTTCTTAGCGGGCTTATTGTCACTAGTATTATATGTTATTTTTTTCGTTTTTGGGAACACGAACTCCCTGACAATAACTACTTCTTATTATCATTTGCAAGTATGTCGATTTGATCTAAAAGCGTCTGCACCGACTTTTGCTTTTTACCATGCATACTTAGATAATCTTCGATTTTGTCAAAGCATGCATCCAAATCCTCGAGTTCACTATCAGTAAAAGTAATGGTTGTGATTCCGAAATCTCCAAAATAGTCGTTTCTATTACGCATTTCCTTACCCCACTGCAATTTTAAATCACTATTCCATTCAATTTGCCTACCACTTTTAGCTCCTTTTACAGACATGTGTGAAGATTGTGGACTTATTTCAAAGCCCACAATCTTCATAGTATGGGGATTTAAGATTGTAAAATCCAACCTATACTTGTGCTCCTTATCTGCTCCACCCCACCGTAGCTCTGGAATTAGGAATGGTTCTTCTAAAATGTTCTCAGATTTTTAGGTAATCAATATATCGATCATATAATTCCTTTTCGTACTGTGATCTTTTAAGACGCTTTAAGATGTTCTTAATGAATTTATATAGTTCTTCTAGAGAATCGAATTCGTACAATTCGTCATTTTCAATATCAACAAGTCCAGTACTCATTACATGACCTATAGTCCAGTATGAGAATTCAGCTTTGCGAATCTCGCTCACGTCATTTTTTCCATTTCTTATCTCTTTTAACTGGTGATATCAGCAACCCCAGTAGATATCTTTATCCCCAAACCAATAACTCCACAAACTTTCTATTGGCTTTTCCCTAGTTCGTTCTTCAAATTTTCTATAGAAATTCCTCTCAAGAAACAACATAAGATATTGCTTGAATTTCTTACCCTTCAACAAATGAAACAAAGGATGGCCACCGGACCACCTATCATCTCCCTCTGTTTCAATAAACCCTTCCAACCACCTCGAAATAAACTCATCAGGTTTCGCATACTGAGTGTTTACGCAATCGGCATATTCGTTATTTTTTCCACCAATCATTCCGTGGAGCGAGTGGATGGTAATATCTTTTCCTAAAATTGCTGTAGCTCGGTTTAGTACGCTAGGTCGAAGGCTTTCTAATTTAGTAGTAGCTCTTTTATTATTTTATTAACAGTTTTCTTCTCTTCCTTAATTATCGTCAGTATATCTCTTCACCTTTCAATAAAGATGTTCAAATATAAAGTTAGTATAAACGTCCCTCCCATTTTAGGGAAATATTATCTTTAATTCTCTCAGATTGGGTCACTATGACAACCACAGAATTGATGAGTGAAGAAGTAGTTGATTCTGTGTTGGCTACGCCAACCTGTCTTTGTAAGAGTTGCTTTTAGAAGTAAGTATGTATGGGATGGGAAGCTTTACTTTGCTGTGGTGAGGTTTCCCGGCTCTTTATCTATATACTCGAATATTAACAGTATAATGATTGTTATTATATGTAATTAATTACAAAATTTAGGTGTCAATAGGTGTTGTTGACTCGCTGTTGACTTCGGGCATACAAAACAAGCCGCCATAGCCTCCCGGGCTGCATGGCGGTGTATTCGTTTTTGAGATACTGTAGACCCGTGCTCCGTACCTACTCTTCCGCAGTTTCCACTGCATTCTCCTCATAACTAATCCAGTCGCTCCAGCTTCCGGCATACAGCTTCACATTGGTATATCCGGCTTCCTCGAGCGCAATCACGTTCGGGCAGGCCGAGACGCCGGAGCCGCAGTATACGATGATGGGCTCGTCCTTCGCCAGCTTTCCAAAGCGTTCTTCCAATGTACTTACGTCAGACCACCGACCTTCTGCATTCAGTACATCCTTCCAAAAATAATTCTGCGCACCCGGAATATGTCCGGCCTTGGCGTCAATTGGTTCCTCCAGCCCCGCATAGCGGCGGGCATCGCGTGAATCAATCAGCACCGCTGAGCTATTCGCCGAAGCGTGCTGAGCATCCTGCACGCTGGCGAGCATGTGCGGCTGCACGTTCGCTTCGAATGTGGACGGGATCCGTACGGGCACATCCGCAGTGACTGGGAACTTGGCGTTCTGCCAAGCAGAGAAGCCCTCGTCCATCACGTACACCTGTTCATGGCCCAGATAACGAAGCAGCCACCATAGACGCGAGGCGTTCATACCACCCTGATCATCGTAGGCAACAATACGAGCATTTGAACCGATTCCCGCCTTCGAGAGACGCTTAGCCAGTTCTGTTGGGTCAGGGAGCGGGTGGCGTCCGCCATGAGCAGACACGGGAGAGGACAGATCCTGTTCCAGATCGAGATAAACGGCACCTGGAATATGTCCGGCTTCGTAAGCTGGTCTTCCTGCATCCGGTTGACCGAGCAGGAATCTGCAGTCGGCAATGACCACATCCGGTTCGTACATTCTGGCGAGCAGCCAGCGCATGGATACAATGTTTTTCATGAAAATACACCGCCTTATGAAGAGTATTGGATTCCAATTGAAGTCTGTTGTATCAGACTCCAATCGTTCTTTTTGCCATGCCATATGTTGCTGATAAAGTTACACCGCCGTAGGTTCGACAGGCCCTTTTCCGCCTACAGGAGCGTCAGCGGTAATGGGCGCCGGTTTGGTTTTGCCATACCGAATGAAAATCCATACCCCAAAGATAATGATGACGCCGGCAATCATCTGCATGGCACTAAGGGATTCACCAAGCAGCATCCAGGCCAGCAGGGAGGAGAACACGGGCTCACCGAGCACGCCCATGGATACCGTTGTGGCATTCATATACTGAAGCAGCCAGTTAAAGAGATAGTGTCCGAAGATCGTCGGCACGATGGCTAGCAGCAGGAAAATCCCCCACTCTGAAGCGGCATAACCCCCGAACGGATGCCCCATGGCCAAATTATATACCGCCAGCGTGCAGGCAGCGACGAAAAATACCCAGAAATTATAAGAGAAGGCACTTAGTCCGGAACGCAGGAATTGTCCAAGCAGCATATGGATGGCTACCGCAATCGTTCCCAGCAGAGATAGGAGATCGCCTTGCAGTGCCGTACCGGCCAGCTGAAAATCTCCAGCTCCGATGGCGATGGAGCCAAGCAGGGCGATGCCCATGCCGATAATCATCATGCGGTTAATTTTGGCTTTGAACAGCCACACGGAACCTGCCAAAATCAATATGGGTTCAAGGGCAAGAATGACCGTGGAGCTGGCCACACTCGTAAGTCTGAGCGATCCCATCCACAGCAGGAAATGAAGTGCCAGCATCACACCGGATGCGAGCAGCAGCCCCCACTGCCTGAAATTAAGGCGCATCATCTCATGCCGGTATTTCCAGACAAACGGAAGCATCAGCAGGTTGGTTAGAAACAGCCGGTACATGGCGATGACAGCCACATCTGCACTGGACCAGCGCACGAAAATGGAAGAAAACGAGATGGCAATAATGCCGACAACGAACAGAAGTTCAATGGATCTGCCGGCACGAAACAAGCTTGTCATGGATGTAGCTCCTTCTTGAAGTCAAATGGCGTAAATCAATTCATTATACAGGAGAACGCAGCCGTTCGAAAAGCGATGAAAGGAAAATAGATAAGCAGATTGTAACCGGGCTTGTAACTATTCTGTCATTCACCAAGGCCGCTTTTCTATTAATCTTCTATATAGAGACATGAAACGATATAATATACCAATAATCGGGAAATTAAGGAAGTGGCACTGAAAGTGAGAGTTCAACAACAGACAGCAGGCGAAAATGGCGGCATTGCGAGCAGAAGCAGCCGAGCAAAGACACATAAACGAAGACGAATCCGGTACGGAAGATTGAGTGCAGCCCTGATACTGCTTGCACTGATCATTACCGGTTTAACATATGCATTCATTGGAATGACCCACTGGATTAAGGGCTATGTCGCACCGCCCCCTATAGCTGTCATTGAACAGCCAACCAAGCTGGGCATGATTGAAATGACTCCGGATGTGAAGGAAGAGCC harbors:
- a CDS encoding CPBP family intramembrane glutamic endopeptidase gives rise to the protein MNQQFKVMLPAWGKAIGLLCMIIIIVAVLWLVWTGNLNIRYTADREGVIPIWHSWLPAFLGIFLIRMIPYKSQNHPSFQKMERHHLVVQSSVLLVSCVLFTASLITIDQQGLHFELYYLAFKLTTLLCIPLIFLLIYRKTTGAQQEIISAKPRSRRHVIAPIIIIVVWGYLKFYSPIAQPEGAIEATDLTELLLLVLIGFIINSVLEEVFYRVWLQTRLEALLGRWPAILLVSMLWSIWHVAIQGSGQWDVDVATVIANHGVTGLFLGYLWARYRRVWVIILIHGLMNASPHFLLQILFH
- a CDS encoding ATP-dependent nuclease translates to MEVGEFNGKFESAVNTIFMMKEKQIFDNYISKIAFPYFKNFAFHSVINFDFPLTILTGKNGSGKSSALHALYGSPRGTNISDYWFSSQLDPIEDFGEVQERHCFFYEYLNKGDRHSVLYQKMNHKNRSSMEYWETSRPRAKYGMATSKTRSNPIEKNLVYIDFRKELSAFDKFFYFGTIDHLRSSSKQDYLRLQSAKLKNLIDSGEIYEIHGCTQNENVIQLTETEIKAVALILQEDYVDIKLINHKLFQGWGTSVIWSKNGFSYSEAHAGSGEIAIVTLVHRVLNSPPRSLILLDEPEVSLHPGAQKLLLLFLLEQIKVNKHQIVMSTHSPAFAEKMPKEAIKRFIRNPKSSKIDILDECFPSEAFRYLGLSSKYDNAKIHVEDHLAEKILNAVIKNNSDRFDNFSIFFTPGGASYIKQNYIQHYANEQTGNSFVIFDGDQKVNDICIDFDTLPAKLLDDKDYLKDQIKNFTNQDIDFVKDGGEGKKRDDQVVKAQKRYIEFYKNCVRFLPKLTPEEIIWDDDYVSDMILLQNRNLLGEVMEEKDYKNKISKLSEIMTGNDNSASINIMQDMLIKKWIDKSDDSQQAIKDILIEFMNIMNNQEVVLK
- a CDS encoding DNA cytosine methyltransferase — translated: MNLTAIDLFAGCGGLTQGLKQAGVDVASAVEINRSAARAYQMNHPETVLIEQDICNVSVNEILNVTPHKKINLVVGCPPCQGFSSVRTRNKGNIIDDDRNKLILEFLRIVEGIRPEFIMMENVPGIVNYINFNKTVNRLMEIGYKLDYKIVNVEDYGVPQRRKRLVLLGSLSKQVTIPESSRSLRTTVKDYIYNLPSVDISEDPMHKNTTKHSEKVKNIIALIPKDGGSRKDLPPEHWLECHKKSGVGFSDIYGRLSWNKVSSTITGGCLNPSKGRFLHPTEDRVITAREAALLQTFPIDYVFPSDISKTELAQMIGNSFPPKFSEFQANYLKNILVEE
- a CDS encoding YecA family protein, which codes for MDLLTVKNYLHNFRGTALNEDIPNHLKSLKAIEVSHNNQFVAKEIWCIEQVYKVIQGYLTAFRNLQEKKHFDAWLAFDRADIEFSFLRKHLDFQDNKFNLQFYDKMIFQYQKLFPYQYFMSREMVVKRASCSICGETVSIRRPCGHRIGEIYNGNHCGRIIEDAEFLAIAIVTNPFDKYTVLFLEGMEYNYAMLDNLLGQISGPHDDWDLDVLKEKREEYIKIGRNQPCPCNSGEKYKHCCHNTEKELFDHYRVTTHSKKSVSIIPMHTVHTW
- a CDS encoding sulfurtransferase gives rise to the protein MKNIVSMRWLLARMYEPDVVIADCRFLLGQPDAGRPAYEAGHIPGAVYLDLEQDLSSPVSAHGGRHPLPDPTELAKRLSKAGIGSNARIVAYDDQGGMNASRLWWLLRYLGHEQVYVMDEGFSAWQNAKFPVTADVPVRIPSTFEANVQPHMLASVQDAQHASANSSAVLIDSRDARRYAGLEEPIDAKAGHIPGAQNYFWKDVLNAEGRWSDVSTLEERFGKLAKDEPIIVYCGSGVSACPNVIALEEAGYTNVKLYAGSWSDWISYEENAVETAEE
- a CDS encoding DMT family transporter; translated protein: MTSLFRAGRSIELLFVVGIIAISFSSIFVRWSSADVAVIAMYRLFLTNLLMLPFVWKYRHEMMRLNFRQWGLLLASGVMLALHFLLWMGSLRLTSVASSTVILALEPILILAGSVWLFKAKINRMMIIGMGIALLGSIAIGAGDFQLAGTALQGDLLSLLGTIAVAIHMLLGQFLRSGLSAFSYNFWVFFVAACTLAVYNLAMGHPFGGYAASEWGIFLLLAIVPTIFGHYLFNWLLQYMNATTVSMGVLGEPVFSSLLAWMLLGESLSAMQMIAGVIIIFGVWIFIRYGKTKPAPITADAPVGGKGPVEPTAV